A genome region from Dickeya dadantii NCPPB 898 includes the following:
- the trbL gene encoding P-type conjugative transfer protein TrbL — MDDVSVIDRFLDTFSTYIDSGFGLVRGEVSFLTATLVAIDMTLAGLYWALSQAGGQGEDVMARLIRKVLYVGAFAYILNNFNGLSGIVFRSFAGLGLQAGGAALTLATFLQPGRLAKTGIETAAPLLHQIDRLSGFPDVFINIVPVTVMLLAWLVVVLSFFALAIQLFVTLVEFRLTTLAGFVLVPFALWNKTAFLAEKVLGNVVASGVKVLVLAVIVGIGTGLFGSLTLNPDDPSMDQALVAMLASLALLALGIFGPGIATGLVSGAPQLGAGTLAGTALGVAGVAAGTGVLAGRIGSAVGAGARLLPTALRGPQANTTPSATGQPGREAGSSGSSATAQPDWAKRLYRRQQLAQAAGTVAHTLRSAEHGGGSSGPTLRESDREGG, encoded by the coding sequence ATGGACGATGTGTCGGTGATTGACCGCTTCCTCGATACCTTTTCGACCTACATCGACTCTGGGTTTGGGTTGGTTCGCGGTGAAGTCTCCTTTCTGACCGCCACGCTGGTGGCGATCGACATGACGCTGGCGGGGTTGTACTGGGCGCTGTCGCAGGCGGGCGGGCAGGGAGAGGATGTGATGGCACGGCTGATCCGCAAGGTGCTCTATGTCGGCGCGTTTGCTTACATACTCAACAACTTCAACGGGCTGTCGGGAATAGTGTTTCGCTCATTTGCCGGGCTGGGCCTGCAGGCCGGTGGCGCGGCGTTGACTCTGGCGACGTTTTTACAACCCGGGCGGTTAGCCAAAACCGGTATAGAGACGGCTGCCCCTCTGCTGCATCAAATCGACCGCTTGAGTGGCTTCCCAGATGTGTTCATCAATATTGTGCCCGTCACCGTCATGCTGCTGGCCTGGTTGGTGGTGGTCCTGAGTTTCTTCGCACTGGCGATACAGCTGTTCGTCACGTTGGTGGAGTTCAGGCTGACCACACTGGCGGGGTTTGTGCTGGTGCCGTTCGCACTGTGGAACAAGACGGCGTTTCTGGCAGAAAAAGTGCTGGGTAATGTGGTGGCCTCCGGCGTGAAGGTGCTGGTACTGGCGGTGATCGTGGGGATCGGCACCGGTCTGTTCGGTTCGCTGACCCTGAACCCGGATGACCCGTCGATGGATCAGGCGCTGGTCGCCATGCTGGCGTCGCTTGCGCTGCTGGCCCTGGGGATTTTCGGACCGGGGATTGCCACCGGGCTGGTCAGTGGCGCGCCGCAACTGGGAGCCGGAACGCTGGCCGGAACGGCGCTGGGAGTGGCCGGCGTCGCGGCGGGAACCGGCGTGCTGGCGGGGCGGATAGGCAGTGCGGTGGGGGCCGGGGCGCGTCTGCTGCCGACGGCGTTACGCGGGCCGCAAGCCAATACGACCCCGTCGGCTACCGGACAACCGGGGCGGGAGGCCGGTTCATCCGGTTCGTCAGCCACGGCACAGCCGGACTGGGCGAAGCGGCTATATCGCCGTCAGCAACTGGCGCAGGCGGCGGGCACGGTGGCGCATACGCTGCGCAGTGCCGAGCACGGTGGCGGCAGCAGCGGCCCGACTCTGCGTGAATCCGACCGGGAAGGGGGCTGA
- a CDS encoding entry exclusion lipoprotein TrbK, whose amino-acid sequence MRNLMFSFRVFLCIVLWCIGSGAVPATETVESLLANPKRLKELRQQCHDDWERVGNALCNRVGHATTKQFLGTGTPYTPPKTPPKF is encoded by the coding sequence ATGCGTAATCTTATGTTTTCATTTCGTGTTTTCTTATGCATCGTGCTGTGGTGTATCGGCAGTGGCGCCGTACCGGCAACGGAGACGGTAGAGTCATTACTGGCTAACCCGAAGCGATTAAAGGAACTGCGCCAGCAGTGCCATGACGACTGGGAGCGCGTGGGGAATGCGTTGTGCAATCGAGTCGGGCATGCCACCACCAAACAGTTTCTGGGGACGGGAACCCCCTACACGCCACCAAAAACGCCGCCCAAATTCTGA
- the trbJ gene encoding P-type conjugative transfer protein TrbJ — protein sequence MKTVWLVILLALLPLRPAQALTVFDPANYAQNTLSAARALDQINNQVIQLQNEAQMLIYQARNLTSLPFTVTDQLRTTLAGTDRLIAQARGLAYEVQRMDSDFARLYPEQYAATVGHDRLYQDARARWVNTLAGLHTALQMQAQMVQSLSADESTLSALVGQSQAATGALQAMQATNQLLALQAKQTMQGQQLQLTQDRAVALELARQAAAVERGREITRRFLGTGTPYTPQPVNFYGKDGGE from the coding sequence ATGAAAACTGTGTGGCTTGTCATCCTGCTGGCGTTGCTGCCGCTGCGTCCAGCGCAGGCACTGACGGTATTTGATCCTGCCAACTATGCGCAGAACACGCTGAGCGCCGCCCGGGCATTGGATCAGATCAACAATCAGGTCATCCAGTTGCAGAACGAGGCGCAGATGCTGATTTATCAGGCCCGCAACTTGACTAGTCTGCCGTTCACGGTAACCGATCAACTGCGTACCACGCTGGCGGGCACGGACCGGTTGATCGCCCAGGCGCGTGGACTGGCCTATGAGGTGCAGCGCATGGACTCGGATTTTGCGCGGCTCTACCCCGAACAGTATGCCGCCACGGTGGGCCACGATCGCCTGTATCAGGATGCCCGCGCGCGCTGGGTCAACACGCTGGCAGGCTTGCATACCGCTTTGCAGATGCAGGCACAGATGGTGCAGAGCCTGTCGGCGGACGAAAGCACGCTGTCCGCGCTGGTCGGGCAAAGTCAGGCGGCCACCGGTGCCCTGCAGGCCATGCAGGCGACAAACCAGTTGCTGGCGTTGCAGGCGAAACAAACGATGCAAGGCCAGCAGCTCCAATTGACGCAGGACCGGGCGGTTGCGCTGGAGTTGGCGCGACAGGCAGCGGCGGTTGAACGCGGCCGGGAAATCACGCGACGTTTTCTGGGTACGGGAACCCCTTACACGCCGCAGCCGGTGAACTTTTACGGTAAGGACGGCGGTGAGTGA
- a CDS encoding VirB3 family type IV secretion system protein, with protein MSDEYTLLPGFDVPLHRSLTEPILLGGAPRTVAIANGTLAAAVGLGLQLWLPGLVLWVIGHTLAVWGAREDPQFMTVFARHIRHPSLLDV; from the coding sequence ATGAGTGACGAATACACGTTGTTACCCGGCTTTGACGTACCGCTGCACCGCTCGCTGACCGAGCCGATCCTGCTGGGGGGCGCACCGCGCACGGTGGCGATTGCCAATGGCACGCTGGCCGCCGCCGTCGGGCTGGGGTTGCAGCTGTGGTTGCCGGGGCTGGTGCTGTGGGTGATTGGGCATACGCTGGCAGTCTGGGGCGCGCGGGAGGATCCGCAGTTCATGACGGTGTTTGCCCGGCATATCCGCCACCCGTCGTTGCTGGATGTCTGA
- a CDS encoding LysR family transcriptional regulator: protein MELRHLRYFRAVAEELHFARAAERLHIEQSPLSRAIKELEDELGVKLFVRTTRSTRLTRTGKLFLDHVARVFAVLQQARDSVQSVANGYHDQLRIALSDGITPVRLSTLLALCRQEEPEVDIRLFEMPLFQQIQGLQDELYDVGFALSDAVGEHITAEPVWAEPLMVAVPARHPLLAYSQIPLDEVLRYPLVLCDPRVCEGHARQVARVLRCSAQEPLIVEQVISFDLMMTLVSAGFALGLADVSHIAASRAFGVVARPLAGKTPMMTTYLLRHAGDPPETVARFIERLDALAWADDNIA from the coding sequence ATGGAGCTTCGCCATCTTCGTTACTTTCGGGCGGTTGCAGAAGAACTGCACTTTGCCCGGGCGGCGGAACGGCTGCATATTGAGCAGTCACCGTTGTCCCGTGCCATCAAGGAACTGGAAGACGAGCTGGGGGTGAAACTGTTTGTGCGCACCACCCGCAGTACCCGGCTGACTCGCACCGGTAAGTTGTTTTTGGACCATGTCGCCCGGGTGTTCGCGGTGTTGCAACAGGCACGCGACAGCGTGCAGTCCGTAGCCAACGGTTACCATGACCAGTTGCGCATTGCGCTGTCAGACGGCATTACCCCTGTGCGCTTGTCAACCTTACTGGCGCTGTGCCGCCAGGAAGAACCCGAGGTGGATATTCGTCTGTTTGAAATGCCGCTCTTTCAGCAAATTCAGGGATTGCAGGATGAACTGTACGATGTGGGTTTTGCCTTGTCTGATGCAGTGGGCGAGCATATCACTGCTGAACCGGTCTGGGCCGAACCATTAATGGTGGCCGTTCCTGCCCGACATCCTTTACTGGCCTACAGCCAGATCCCGTTGGACGAAGTGCTGCGTTACCCGTTGGTGTTGTGTGACCCGAGAGTGTGTGAAGGGCATGCTCGTCAGGTGGCGCGGGTTTTGCGTTGTTCTGCGCAGGAGCCGTTGATTGTCGAACAGGTTATCTCATTCGACCTGATGATGACCCTGGTTTCCGCCGGGTTTGCACTGGGGTTGGCTGATGTTTCTCATATTGCGGCTAGCCGGGCTTTTGGAGTGGTGGCTCGCCCACTGGCCGGGAAAACCCCCATGATGACCACCTATCTGTTGCGCCATGCCGGAGATCCGCCAGAAACGGTGGCCCGCTTTATCGAGCGGCTTGACGCGCTGGCGTGGGCGGACGATAACATCGCCTGA
- the trbB gene encoding P-type conjugative transfer ATPase TrbB yields MSNISADDTMCASRTRHRHMLYSALGPLIAAALDDPDVVEIMLNPDCTLWVDRLSTGLAPLEGGMSAAEGERIIRLVAAHVGTEVHRHRPLLTAELPETGERFEGILPPAAPGPAFALRKRAVGVIPLARYVADGMMTAAQAGVLRQAVRERQNILIAGGTSTGKTTLANALLAEIAETGDRVLVLEDTVELQCVARDQVPLRTRPGVVSMAELVRTTLRLRPDRVIVGEVRGGEALDLLKVWGTGHPGGIATLHAGSALGALLRLEQLILEVAITPPRALIADTIHLIVHLTGRGQARRIASLVRVTGFDGSHYQLSNLGSPGPAVSTPLPGGSS; encoded by the coding sequence ATGAGCAACATATCTGCGGACGATACGATGTGTGCATCCCGTACGCGCCACCGACATATGCTGTACAGCGCACTGGGGCCGCTGATTGCGGCAGCGCTGGACGATCCCGATGTGGTGGAGATCATGCTTAATCCAGATTGCACCTTGTGGGTGGATCGGTTGTCCACCGGCCTGGCTCCGCTGGAGGGGGGGATGTCTGCTGCCGAGGGGGAACGCATCATCCGACTGGTGGCGGCCCATGTCGGTACCGAGGTGCATCGCCACCGGCCGCTGCTGACGGCGGAATTGCCGGAGACCGGTGAACGCTTTGAAGGCATACTGCCGCCGGCAGCGCCTGGACCGGCGTTCGCCTTGCGTAAGCGCGCCGTCGGCGTGATCCCGCTGGCGCGCTATGTCGCCGACGGGATGATGACCGCCGCGCAGGCCGGGGTGTTGCGTCAGGCGGTACGTGAGCGACAAAACATTCTGATTGCCGGGGGCACCAGTACCGGGAAAACCACGCTCGCCAACGCCCTGCTGGCCGAGATTGCCGAGACCGGCGATCGGGTGCTGGTGCTGGAAGACACCGTGGAGCTGCAATGTGTGGCACGCGATCAGGTGCCCCTGCGTACCCGGCCGGGTGTGGTGAGCATGGCCGAACTGGTGCGTACCACGCTGCGGTTGCGCCCTGATCGCGTTATCGTCGGTGAAGTCCGTGGCGGCGAGGCGCTGGACCTGCTCAAGGTCTGGGGAACCGGTCACCCCGGCGGGATAGCCACCCTGCACGCGGGGTCTGCGCTGGGGGCATTGCTGCGGCTGGAACAACTGATCCTCGAAGTGGCGATCACCCCGCCCCGGGCGCTGATCGCCGACACCATCCACCTGATCGTACACCTGACCGGGCGTGGGCAGGCACGCCGTATCGCCTCGCTGGTCCGGGTGACCGGCTTTGACGGCTCGCACTACCAGCTCAGTAACCTTGGCTCTCCCGGTCCTGCGGTATCGACACCCTTACCCGGAGGCTCATCATGA
- a CDS encoding TrbC/VirB2 family protein, giving the protein MMLPSALRFSARWLVRRSLPGAVLAVSLLWGLTAYASGSSMPWESPLQSILESIQGPVARIIAVIIIITTGLALAFGDTSGGFRKLIQIVFGLSIAFAASSFFLSFFSFAGGAVV; this is encoded by the coding sequence ATGATGCTCCCGTCTGCTCTTCGCTTTTCCGCACGCTGGCTCGTTCGACGTAGTCTGCCTGGAGCCGTGCTGGCCGTCAGCCTGTTGTGGGGGCTGACGGCCTACGCCAGTGGTTCAAGTATGCCGTGGGAGTCGCCGCTGCAGTCGATCCTGGAATCCATACAGGGGCCGGTGGCGCGCATTATCGCGGTCATCATCATTATCACCACCGGGCTGGCGCTGGCCTTTGGCGATACCTCGGGCGGATTTCGCAAGCTGATCCAGATCGTGTTTGGGCTGTCGATTGCCTTTGCCGCCTCCTCGTTCTTTTTGTCATTTTTCAGCTTTGCCGGCGGGGCGGTGGTATGA
- a CDS encoding conjugal transfer protein TraG, producing the protein MQGQGILVGQVAVVFSVVVAGVWYATQWTAAALGYSPRLGSPWFEGIGVPVYPPWRLFEWWFLFGGYAPRIFDIGGAIAGGSSLLASMVAMTLSVWRARSSRHVTTYGSARWARAQDIRRAGLYRPSGLFLGLHNGQYLRHEGPEHVLAFAPTRSGKGVGLVVPTLLSWSASVVVHDIKGENWQLTAGWRARFSHCLLFNPTDTRSAAYNPLLEVRRGAHEVRDVQNIADILVDPEGALERRNHWEKTSHALLVGAILHVLYAQEDKTLRGVANFLSDPDCPFEITLYRMMTTAHLGDAPHPVIASAAREVLNKSDNERSGVLSTAMSFLGLYRDPTVAAVTSRCDWRIADLIAARHPVSLYLVVPPSDISRTKPLIRLILNQIGRRLTESLEDADGSTRRHTLLLMLDEFPALGRLDFFESALAFMAGYGLRAFLIAQSLNQIDKAYGPNHAILDNCHVRVAFATNDERTAKRISDTLGTATELRAQRNYAGHRLAPWLGHLMIARQESARPLLTPGEVMQLPASDAIVMVGSQPPIRARKMRYFADANFQSRVLPPPSLTDGHYTDVPEPRPDDWRDLRLPTVPVPPGMTGLADDDREGHPSAGQDEITVPMPASVAPASDLSWLSDDTVNRFLTRSTSAPERGEAP; encoded by the coding sequence ATGCAGGGGCAGGGCATACTGGTAGGGCAGGTTGCGGTGGTGTTCAGTGTCGTTGTTGCCGGTGTGTGGTACGCCACACAATGGACCGCGGCAGCGCTGGGGTATTCCCCGCGCCTGGGCTCCCCGTGGTTCGAGGGCATTGGCGTGCCCGTTTATCCACCGTGGCGGCTGTTTGAATGGTGGTTTCTGTTTGGTGGGTATGCGCCGCGTATCTTTGATATCGGTGGTGCCATCGCGGGTGGCAGCAGTTTACTGGCCTCAATGGTGGCGATGACCCTGTCGGTATGGCGTGCCCGTTCGTCCCGACATGTCACGACCTACGGTTCGGCACGCTGGGCCAGGGCACAGGATATTCGTCGGGCGGGGTTGTACCGGCCGTCGGGGCTGTTCCTCGGACTGCATAACGGGCAATATCTGCGTCACGAGGGGCCGGAGCATGTGCTGGCGTTTGCCCCCACCCGTTCAGGGAAAGGCGTCGGGTTGGTGGTGCCCACACTGCTGAGCTGGTCAGCCTCCGTCGTGGTGCACGATATCAAAGGCGAGAACTGGCAACTGACGGCAGGCTGGCGCGCCCGCTTCAGCCACTGTCTGCTGTTCAACCCGACCGACACCCGCTCGGCGGCTTACAATCCGTTGCTGGAGGTGCGGCGTGGTGCACATGAAGTGCGCGACGTGCAGAATATCGCCGATATTCTGGTGGACCCGGAAGGGGCGCTGGAGCGGCGCAACCACTGGGAAAAAACCAGCCATGCGCTGCTGGTAGGGGCCATTCTGCATGTGCTTTATGCACAGGAAGACAAGACCCTGCGCGGCGTCGCCAATTTTCTCTCCGATCCAGACTGTCCGTTTGAGATCACGCTGTATCGGATGATGACCACGGCACATCTGGGCGATGCGCCGCACCCGGTGATTGCCTCGGCGGCCCGCGAGGTCCTCAATAAATCTGACAACGAGCGCTCCGGCGTCTTGTCCACCGCCATGTCCTTTCTGGGGCTGTACCGCGACCCGACCGTAGCGGCGGTGACCTCGCGGTGTGACTGGCGCATCGCCGACTTGATCGCGGCCCGTCATCCGGTGTCGCTGTATCTGGTGGTGCCACCATCGGATATCAGCCGCACCAAACCGTTGATTCGGCTGATCCTCAACCAGATTGGCCGTCGGTTGACGGAGTCGCTGGAAGACGCTGACGGTAGCACCCGACGGCATACCTTGCTGCTGATGCTGGACGAATTCCCGGCACTGGGGCGGCTGGATTTTTTCGAATCGGCGCTGGCGTTTATGGCCGGTTACGGTCTGCGCGCATTTCTGATTGCCCAGTCGCTTAACCAGATTGACAAGGCCTACGGCCCGAACCACGCGATTCTGGACAACTGCCATGTGCGAGTGGCCTTTGCCACCAACGACGAGCGCACGGCTAAACGCATTTCCGACACACTGGGCACCGCCACGGAGCTGCGTGCCCAGCGCAACTATGCCGGTCATCGGCTGGCCCCCTGGCTGGGGCACCTGATGATTGCGCGTCAGGAATCGGCCCGGCCATTGCTGACACCCGGTGAGGTGATGCAGTTGCCCGCCAGTGACGCCATTGTGATGGTGGGCAGCCAGCCGCCGATCCGCGCCAGAAAGATGCGCTACTTCGCGGATGCCAACTTTCAGTCGCGTGTTCTCCCGCCGCCGTCGCTGACAGACGGTCATTACACCGATGTGCCTGAGCCCAGACCGGATGACTGGCGCGATCTGCGCCTTCCGACGGTGCCGGTGCCTCCTGGGATGACCGGACTGGCTGACGATGACAGGGAAGGGCACCCATCAGCCGGACAAGACGAGATCACTGTCCCCATGCCGGCGTCGGTGGCACCGGCCAGCGACCTGTCGTGGCTGTCGGATGACACGGTGAACCGGTTCCTTACACGATCCACGTCGGCTCCGGAAAGGGGGGAAGCACCATGA
- the trbF gene encoding conjugal transfer protein TrbF yields MRFRRPQVHYGETPSPATPYQAAAEVWDTRIGTARVQARNWRLMAFGCLLLALLMAAGLVWRATQSALVPYVVEVEKSGEVRAVAPAVTTYQPSEAQIAYHLARFITLVRSLSLDPVVVRQNWLEAYAYTTDQGAAVLNAYARAQDPFGRIGNESVTVQIASVVRSSDRSFEVRWSEQHFAQGTPSETERWTAMLTVVQHTPRTEQQLRLNPLGIYINGLSWSRELAMPEGGQP; encoded by the coding sequence ATGCGTTTTCGGCGACCGCAGGTGCACTACGGCGAAACGCCATCCCCCGCCACGCCGTATCAGGCGGCCGCCGAGGTGTGGGATACCCGTATCGGCACCGCCCGGGTGCAAGCCAGGAACTGGCGATTGATGGCCTTTGGCTGCCTGCTGCTGGCGTTGCTGATGGCGGCCGGTCTGGTCTGGCGGGCGACGCAATCGGCTCTCGTTCCCTATGTGGTGGAGGTGGAGAAATCCGGCGAGGTGCGGGCGGTGGCCCCGGCGGTGACGACGTACCAGCCCAGCGAGGCGCAAATCGCCTACCATCTGGCGCGTTTTATCACGCTGGTGCGTTCACTCTCGCTTGACCCGGTTGTGGTGCGGCAGAACTGGCTGGAGGCCTATGCCTATACCACCGATCAGGGTGCAGCGGTGCTCAACGCCTATGCCCGCGCCCAAGATCCCTTTGGCCGTATTGGTAACGAGTCCGTCACGGTGCAGATTGCCAGTGTGGTGCGCTCCAGCGATCGATCGTTTGAAGTGCGCTGGAGCGAACAACACTTTGCCCAAGGCACTCCGTCGGAGACCGAACGCTGGACTGCCATGCTGACCGTTGTGCAGCACACGCCGCGTACCGAGCAGCAGTTACGGCTGAACCCGTTGGGCATCTATATCAACGGCCTGTCGTGGAGCCGGGAACTGGCGATGCCGGAAGGCGGCCAGCCATGA
- a CDS encoding ribbon-helix-helix protein, CopG family, whose amino-acid sequence MSQYRLNLFIPPEHARRLDELATRKGVSKSSIVAAALAAWLSPDAGGQRDSLLSRRLDQLSRQFGRLERDQTIQIETLALFIRYYLTVSPPVADAHQDAANAQGRARFGQFVEQLGRHLLRGHSLVQDVCRELQPDTSDETTQEMP is encoded by the coding sequence ATGAGTCAGTATCGCCTGAATCTATTTATCCCACCTGAACACGCCCGGCGGCTGGACGAGCTGGCGACCCGAAAAGGGGTCTCGAAATCCTCCATTGTCGCGGCTGCTCTGGCCGCCTGGCTGTCGCCGGATGCGGGAGGGCAACGGGACAGCCTCCTGAGCCGGCGACTGGATCAGCTGTCACGCCAGTTTGGGCGGCTGGAGCGCGATCAAACCATTCAGATTGAAACGCTGGCGTTGTTTATCCGCTACTACCTGACCGTCAGCCCGCCAGTGGCTGACGCCCATCAAGATGCCGCCAACGCACAAGGCCGTGCGCGTTTCGGGCAGTTTGTTGAGCAACTGGGCCGCCACTTGCTGCGCGGACACAGTCTGGTGCAAGACGTCTGTCGGGAACTTCAGCCCGACACGTCAGACGAGACGACGCAGGAGATGCCATGA
- the trbE gene encoding conjugal transfer protein TrbE yields MLNLAEYRQRPALLADWLPWAGLVAPGVVLNKDGSFQRTARFRGPDLDSATPGELIAMAARLNNALRRLGSNWALFTDAERRPAAAYPHSRFPEALSWLVDEERRAAFQVAGGHFDSLYHLTLWYLPPEDVRSRTMAWLYENTPSGRVDWRERLTAFGAETDRLSDLLTGVMPELAWLDDSQTLTYLHGTVSTRHYRLGVPAVPFHLDALLADSPMTGGVAPMLGDQHLRTITVRGFPSSTWPGMLDDLNRLGFAYRWSVRFLFMDKAEAEKVLARLRRQWFVKRKNVATLLRETVFQQESPLVDNDAGNKAADADAALQALGSDQAAFGYVTTTVTVLADEAEDAEEKRRQTEQVIQGRGFVTCPERLNAVDAWLSSVPGQVYANVRQPIISTLNLAHLIPLSAVWAGPENNAHLDGPPLIVTRTDGATPFRLVTHIGDVGHTLVVGPTGMGKSVLLAMLAMQFRRYPGSRVFLFDVGRSLRAATLGLGGEHYDLGADGAIAFQPLARIDQAGWRRWAVEWVAGRARQEGVTVGPEEKAAIWSALESLAGAPVEQRTLTGLSVLLQSLTLRQALAPYVLGGAYGNLLDADRERLGDADVQCFEMEALMPSKAAVLAVLEYLFARLENRFDGAPTLLLLDESWLFLDEPVFAARIRQWLKTLRKKNVSVIFATQSLADIQRSALAPAIIESCLSRIFLPNPQASEPQIRVIYEGFGLNARQIAMLAAAEPKRDYYYQSRQGNRRFDLDLGPVALAFAAAASPQSQRDIDRLLAQDPRPDFASAWLRHRGLAWAADLLPGFTPAAQPISSPPCRGTP; encoded by the coding sequence ATGCTGAACCTTGCCGAATACCGTCAGCGCCCGGCCTTACTGGCCGACTGGCTGCCGTGGGCGGGGCTGGTGGCACCCGGTGTGGTGCTGAACAAGGACGGGTCGTTCCAGCGCACGGCCCGGTTTCGCGGGCCGGATCTGGACAGTGCCACCCCCGGCGAACTGATCGCCATGGCCGCCCGCCTGAATAACGCCCTGCGCCGTCTTGGCAGCAACTGGGCGCTGTTTACCGACGCCGAACGGCGACCTGCCGCCGCGTATCCGCATTCCCGCTTCCCCGAGGCGCTCTCCTGGCTGGTGGACGAAGAGCGACGTGCCGCGTTTCAGGTGGCGGGTGGCCATTTTGACAGCCTGTACCACCTCACCCTGTGGTATCTGCCGCCGGAGGACGTGCGGTCACGCACGATGGCCTGGTTATACGAAAACACCCCGTCGGGGCGTGTGGACTGGCGGGAACGGCTTACGGCCTTTGGGGCGGAAACCGATCGCCTGTCTGACCTGTTGACCGGCGTCATGCCGGAACTCGCCTGGCTGGATGACAGCCAGACGCTGACCTACCTGCATGGCACGGTATCGACCCGGCATTACCGGCTTGGCGTGCCGGCGGTGCCGTTCCATTTGGATGCCTTGCTGGCCGACAGCCCGATGACGGGCGGAGTAGCCCCGATGCTGGGCGACCAACACCTGCGGACGATCACGGTGCGGGGATTTCCGTCCTCCACCTGGCCGGGCATGTTGGACGACCTGAACCGGCTGGGGTTTGCCTACCGCTGGTCGGTGCGTTTTCTGTTCATGGACAAGGCGGAGGCGGAAAAAGTGCTGGCCCGCCTGCGCCGACAGTGGTTTGTGAAACGGAAAAACGTGGCGACACTGCTGCGCGAGACCGTGTTCCAGCAGGAAAGTCCGCTGGTGGATAACGATGCTGGCAACAAGGCGGCCGATGCCGATGCGGCGTTACAGGCGCTGGGCAGCGATCAGGCGGCGTTTGGTTACGTCACCACCACCGTGACCGTATTGGCCGATGAGGCGGAGGACGCGGAGGAAAAACGGCGACAGACCGAGCAGGTGATCCAGGGGCGGGGCTTCGTGACCTGTCCGGAGCGGCTGAACGCGGTGGACGCCTGGCTGTCGTCGGTGCCCGGCCAGGTGTATGCCAATGTGCGCCAGCCGATCATTTCCACCCTCAATCTGGCGCACCTGATCCCGCTGTCGGCGGTCTGGGCCGGGCCGGAGAACAATGCTCACCTTGACGGGCCGCCACTTATCGTGACCCGGACCGATGGCGCCACGCCGTTTCGGCTGGTGACGCACATTGGCGACGTGGGGCATACGCTGGTGGTGGGGCCCACCGGGATGGGCAAATCGGTGCTGCTGGCCATGCTGGCGATGCAGTTTCGTCGCTATCCCGGCTCGCGCGTATTTCTTTTTGATGTCGGCCGCTCGTTGCGGGCCGCCACGCTGGGGCTGGGGGGCGAGCATTATGATCTGGGAGCGGACGGGGCGATCGCGTTTCAGCCGCTGGCCCGAATCGATCAGGCGGGCTGGCGTCGCTGGGCGGTGGAGTGGGTGGCAGGACGGGCCCGGCAGGAGGGGGTGACCGTGGGGCCGGAAGAGAAGGCTGCCATTTGGTCGGCGCTGGAGAGCCTGGCGGGTGCGCCGGTTGAACAGCGTACCCTGACCGGCCTGTCGGTCCTGTTGCAGTCGCTGACGTTGCGTCAGGCACTGGCGCCGTATGTGCTGGGCGGGGCGTACGGCAACCTGCTGGATGCCGATCGGGAACGGCTGGGCGACGCTGATGTGCAGTGCTTTGAAATGGAGGCGCTGATGCCCAGCAAGGCCGCGGTACTGGCGGTGCTGGAATACCTGTTCGCCCGGCTGGAAAACCGTTTTGACGGCGCGCCGACGCTGTTGCTCTTGGATGAATCCTGGCTGTTTCTTGATGAACCGGTGTTTGCGGCGCGTATCCGGCAGTGGCTCAAGACACTGCGCAAGAAAAACGTCAGTGTGATATTCGCCACCCAGTCGTTGGCGGATATCCAACGCTCTGCCCTGGCACCGGCCATCATCGAAAGTTGCCTCAGCCGGATTTTCCTGCCCAATCCACAGGCCAGCGAACCCCAGATCCGGGTCATCTATGAGGGGTTTGGTCTTAACGCCCGGCAGATAGCCATGCTGGCTGCCGCAGAGCCCAAACGGGATTACTACTACCAGTCCCGACAGGGCAACCGCCGGTTCGATCTCGATTTGGGGCCGGTGGCGCTGGCGTTTGCCGCGGCGGCCTCACCACAGAGTCAGCGTGATATAGACCGCCTGCTGGCACAGGACCCTCGTCCGGATTTCGCCAGCGCCTGGTTGCGTCACCGGGGGCTGGCGTGGGCGGCCGACCTGCTGCCGGGGTTTACTCCAGCAGCGCAGCCGATTTCCTCTCCACCGTGCAGGGGGACACCGTGA